In the genome of Massilia sp. UMI-21, the window GCGGCGGCGAGTTCGGCCCGCGCTGGCACCAGGCGGCGCTGAAGGCAAACCGCCAGCGCGCCTTCGACGACTTCATCGCCGTGGCAGAGGACCTGATCGCCAGGAAGATCAGCAGCCCGCGCCGGCTCGGCATCATGGGCGGCAGCAACGGCGGCCTGCTGGTCGGCGCCGTGCTCACCCAGCGTCCCGAGCTGTTCAACGCCGTGGTATGCCAGGTGCCGCTGCTGGACATGCGCCGCTATCACCAGTTGCTGGCCGGCGCCTCCTGGATGGGCGAATACGGCGATCCGGACGACCCGACCGAATGGGCCTGGATCGGACGCTGGTCGCCTTACCACCAGTTGCGGGCAGGCGTGCGCTACCCGCGCGTGCTGTTCACCACCTCGACCCGCGACGACCGGGTCCACCCGGGCCATGCGCGCAAGATGGCCGCGCGCATGCTCGAACTGGGGCAGGATGTGCTGTACTGGGAAAACACCGAAGGCGGCCATGCGGGCGCCGCCGACAATGCGCAGACCGCGCGCATGTGGGCGTTGACCTGGACCTTCCTGCAAACGCAGCTTCGAGACCGGCCGAGCTCCAACACCTAGGCGCTACGCCGCCTGGGAAGCCATGCGCCGCGCATACAGCGCTTCCCAGGTGGCCTGCACGTCGACATAGAAGGCCACCGCGTTTTCGATGCCGATCCGCTGCGGCTCGCCGAGGCGGCTGGTGACCACGCCGGCACGGCGCGTCAGTCGCTCCATGGCGGTGGTGGTCACGGTCACGTAGTGCGTCAGGCCGTTCTCCATGCCGTAGCGGACCACGGCCTCGAAGCATTGCATCGTCATGTCCGAGAAGCCGTAGCGGTTCTCCTTGTCGGTTTCGAGGGCGAAGCGCGACAGCTCCCAGATGCGCGGGTCGCTCGGCGCGGCGCGGCCCTCGAGCAGCTGGGCGAAGGAATCCTTGAGCATGTACGGGCCTTCGGTCGGCAGCAGGCGCCAGCACCCGAGCAGCGGGCCGCTCGGCGCGCGCATCACCATGTAGGCCGGATCGAGCGCGTCGTAGCCATCGATTTCCATGCCCGACATCACCGGCACCTCCCAACCCAGCCGTCCGCTGAACACCTTGGCGCGCAGGGTATGCATTTCCCACAGATCTTTCGATTTGAATTCACGGCGTGCTGCGATTTTGATTTGCATCGTCATTTTCAGGCCCCTAGTTGTGGTGGTTCAAAGCTATGCACTTCGCATACAAGATTCATGCATGCAGGGCAAAACTGGAACTATCAGGTCTGCTAGGTGGCTATGTGGACGTGCGGTGGAATACTTGCAGTTTGCATAGCCAACCACGGAAAGGAGCAGACAGATGGGTAACGAAGTGATGTGCGAAGCATTGGCGGCGGAACTGGAAGCCCAGCAAGCGGCGCAGGAGGGCGGCCCGAAGCGCGCCGCGCCGCACGAGCTGCGACGCCTGCGTATCGCCAAGCGCGAAAGTCAGGAGAAATTCTGGAGCCGCTTCGGCGTGACCCAGTCGAGCGGAAGCCGTTTCGAGACCGGCCTGGCGGTTCCTCCCCCGGTCGCCATCCTGTTGCGCCTGTACGTCAACGGGCGGGTCAGCGATGGTGATCTTCAGGTGTGATCAGGCCCATGGCGATCGCCTTGACGACCGCCTGCTGACGTGTGTTGACGCCGAATTTCTGGCGCACGTTCGCCAGATGGAAGTTGACGGTCGCCTCGGAGCAGTTGGTGATCCGGGCGACCTCCCATGAAGACTTGCCGACCATGACCCATTGCAGGACCTCGAGCTCGCGGCGCGTCAGGCGCGGCAGCTCGGGCTCGGTCCTGGTCTCGCGAAAGCGCGCGGACGATGCGAATGCGTAGTCACGGATCAGGGACAAAACCGGCAGCGCCTGCAGCAGGGAGCGCTCGAAGGGCGCATCGGGCCGTGTGTCGGACGCGAAGCTGATCATGCCGAGTTCGCCCTGCGGGCCATGGATCGGCAGCGTCACGCCGCTACGGATGCCATGCGCGCTGGCTTCTTCGTACAGGGCGCCGGGCTCCCCGCTGCCGAAGGTCGAGGGGGCCCAGATCAGCGGCAGCGTGCTCGACACGCAATGAACAACCGTCGGGTCGACGTAGTGAAAGCCGTTGGCATCGTAGCGATCACGCCATTCAGAAGAATAATTGCTGCGCGTAAATGCATTTTCGAAGCGCACATGGCGCGACGGCAAAACGCCAAAGATCATCTGGTCAAAGCCCTGGCTGCGCGCCAGTCTGAACATGCGTTCAGTCCAGGTACGTTCGTCTTCAGCCTCTAGCAACTCTAGTAATAGCGCAGTGTCAATCATGGGACAAGGGCGGGTCGCAATCTCTTCATGCTAAATGAGTTTGTTCAGTAAATACTCACCAATTGCCACACCTTCGCCCAATGCAGGGGACACCACATGCACAACTGTAGTACCAATACAACAATACTCCCAATCGTGCGCTAGGCTTGTTCAGATTCCGCTACCCTCCGCCGGATGCCCTTCCGGAATTTTCTTAATAGCAATGTTTCTTGAGGCCAGCAT includes:
- a CDS encoding GNAT family N-acetyltransferase; its protein translation is MTMQIKIAARREFKSKDLWEMHTLRAKVFSGRLGWEVPVMSGMEIDGYDALDPAYMVMRAPSGPLLGCWRLLPTEGPYMLKDSFAQLLEGRAAPSDPRIWELSRFALETDKENRYGFSDMTMQCFEAVVRYGMENGLTHYVTVTTTAMERLTRRAGVVTSRLGEPQRIGIENAVAFYVDVQATWEALYARRMASQAA
- a CDS encoding helix-turn-helix domain-containing protein, whose amino-acid sequence is MGNEVMCEALAAELEAQQAAQEGGPKRAAPHELRRLRIAKRESQEKFWSRFGVTQSSGSRFETGLAVPPPVAILLRLYVNGRVSDGDLQV
- a CDS encoding LuxR family transcriptional regulator; amino-acid sequence: MIDTALLLELLEAEDERTWTERMFRLARSQGFDQMIFGVLPSRHVRFENAFTRSNYSSEWRDRYDANGFHYVDPTVVHCVSSTLPLIWAPSTFGSGEPGALYEEASAHGIRSGVTLPIHGPQGELGMISFASDTRPDAPFERSLLQALPVLSLIRDYAFASSARFRETRTEPELPRLTRRELEVLQWVMVGKSSWEVARITNCSEATVNFHLANVRQKFGVNTRQQAVVKAIAMGLITPEDHHR